The following coding sequences lie in one Lolium perenne isolate Kyuss_39 chromosome 2, Kyuss_2.0, whole genome shotgun sequence genomic window:
- the LOC127334777 gene encoding digalactosyldiacylglycerol synthase 1, chloroplastic, producing the protein MGAKNKNPQPTTGAGRDGGAFAFISKGWRDARDTATADLSLMRARADHLIASAAPFAEELDLVRKRIQPKITELRNHCSLEGWPPRAGASLRVDLAAIRNAVVADGGEWPWKGGGKGRAEWGVATFVRGGLKECELAATIRSGFKELERRSLASEMFGGFRGRGEFLEKLKLSLKLLNKESREQKEVPPLDLMEILAYLVRQSGPFLDQLGVRRDQCEKLVETLYSKRDGRLMYPSLSADSSLTGNENTTDDLDLRIARVLESTGYHTDEGFRKDPTNLRISDNRRHVAVFTTASLPWMTGTAINPLFRAAYLARSTMQKVTLVVPWLCKSDQQLVYPNNITFNSPEEQETYIRDWLQERLGFEANFKISFYPGKFSEERRSIIPIGDTSQFISSKEADIAILEEPEHLNWYHHGKRWTDKFNHVIGVVHTNYLEYIKREKNGALQAFLVKHINNWVTRAYCHKVLRLSGATQDLPRSIICNVHGVNPKFLNVGEKVAADMERGQKAFTKGAYFLGKMVWAKGYKELIDLLSEHKNCLEGFKLDVYGNGEDSQAVQAAARKLDLGINFFKGKDHAHDSLHGYKVFINPSVSDVLCTATAEALAMGKFVVCPDHPSNEFFKSFPNCLTYKAPEEFVAKVKEAMASEPQPLTPEQRYSLSWEAATKRFMEYSELDKVLKERNGHCGQGVKRNRVRKIPLLPKFSDIMDGGLAFAHYCLTGNEILRLATGAIPGTRDYDKQQCMDLNLLPPQNQHLVYGL; encoded by the exons ATGGGCGCGAAGAACAAGAACCCGCAGCCGACCACCGGCGCCGGCCGCGACGGCGGCGCGTTCGCCTTCATCTCCAAGGGCTGGCGCGACGCgcgggacaccgccaccgccgaccTGTCGCTGATGCGGGCGCGCGCGGACCACCTGATCGCGTCGGCGGCGCCCTTCGCGGAGGAGCTGGACCTCGTGCGGAAGCGGATCCAGCCCAAGATTACGGAGCTCAGGAACCACTGCTCGCTCGAGGGGTGGCCGCCCAGGGCCGGCGCCAGCCTCCGCGTCGACCTCGCGGCGATCCGGAACGCCGTCGTGGCCGACGGGGGGGAGTGGCCGTGGAAGGGCGGCGGCAAGGGGAGGGCGGAGTGGGGCGTGGCCACGTTTGTACGGGGCGGGCTCAAGGAGTGTGAGCTGGCTGCGACCATACGGAGCGGGTTCAAGGAGCTCGAGCGCCGGAGCCTGGCGAGTGAGATGTTTGGTGGGTTTCGGGGACGCGGCGAGTTTCTGGAGAAGCTGAAGCTGAGCTTG aaattgCTGAACAAAGAGTCTCGCGAGCAAAAG GAAGTTCCCCCGCTGGATCTAATGGAAATTCTGGCATATCTAGTCCGGCAGTCTGGACCATTTTTGGATCAACTTGGTGTACGAAGAG ATCAATGTGAAAAGCTAGTGGAGACGTTGTACAGTAAACGGGATGGCCGGCTCATGTATCCGTCTCTTTCAGCAGATAGTTCCTTAACTGGGAACGAGAACACAACTGATGATCTTGATCTAAGAATAGCTAGGGTGCTAGAAAGCACTGGCTATCACACAGACGAAGGTTTTCGGAAAGATCCTACAAACTTGAGAATCTCAGACAACAGACGACATGTTGCAGTTTTCACCACAGCAAGCCTTCCATGGATGACGGGGACAGCAATCAATCCATTGTTCCGTGCTGCTTATCTGGCAAGAAGTACTATGCAAAAAGTGACACTGGTTGTTCCTTGGCTTTGTAAGTCAGACCAACAACTAGTTTATCCGAATAACATCACCTTTAATTCACCAGAAGAGCAAGAAACCTATATAAGGGACTGGCTACAGGAAAGACTTGGCTTTGAAGCAAATTTTAAGATATCATTTTATCCTGGCAAG TTCTCAGAAGAACGGCGCAGCATTATTCCTATAGGGGATACCTCACAGTTTATTTCCTCCAAAGAAGCTGATATAGCAATTTTGGAAGAACCAGAGCATCTTAACTGGTATCATCATGGGAAGCGCTGGACAGATAAGTTTAATCATGTCATTGGCGTAGTTCATACAAATTACCTAGAGTATATCAAGAGAGAGAAGAATGGTGCCCTTCAAGCTTTCCTTGTTAAACATATCAACAATTGGGTGACAAGGGCATACTGCCACAAG GTTTTACGTCTGTCGGGAGCAACTCAGGATCTTCCCAGGTCCATTATTTGCAACGTTCATGGTGTGAACCCGAAGTTCCTCAATGTTGGCGAAAAAGTAGCAGCTGATATGGAGCGTGGGCAGAAGGCCTTTACGAAGGGAGCATATTTTCTTGGGAAGATGGTTTGGGCTAAAGGTTATAAAGAACTTATTGATCTACTATCGGAACACAAAAATTGTCTGGAGGGCTTCAAGCTAGATGTGTATGGAAATGGTGAGGATTCACAGGCTGTCCAGGCTGCTGCTAGGAAGTTGGATTTGGGCATCAATTTTTTCAAGGGAAAGGACCATGCCCATGATTCACTCCATGG GTACAAGGTTTTCATCAATCCAAGTGTTAGTGATGTCCTATGCACAGCAACTGCTGAGGCTCTCGCAATGGGGAAATTTGTTGTCTGTCCCGATCATCCATCAAATGAGTTTTTCAAGTCATTTCCCAACTGCTTGACATATAAAGCTCCAGAGGAATTTGTTGCCAAAGTGAAAGAGGCCATGGCTAGCGAACCTCAACCTCTGACCCCTGAGCAAAGATACAGCTTATCATGGGAGGCAGCAACCAAGAGATTTATGGAGTACTCGGAGCTTGACAAAGTTCTGAAAGAGAGAAATGGTCACTGTGGACAAGGTGTAAAGAGAAACCGTGTGAGGAAGATACCTTTACTTCCTAAATTCTCAGACATCATGGATGGAGGACTGGCATTCGCTCATTACTGCCTAACTGGGAATGAGATCCTCCGATTGGCGACAGGAGCAATTCCTGGTACCCGGGACTATGATAAACAGCAGTGCATGGATTTGAATCTCTTACCTCCCCAAAATCAACACCTTGTATATGGCTTGTGA